The Coffea arabica cultivar ET-39 chromosome 9c, Coffea Arabica ET-39 HiFi, whole genome shotgun sequence nucleotide sequence TTGTAGAGGGAAGCGACATCGATTCTCAAGGCTCCCACCATACTCATCGGTTCTATCATTTACCTGATCCTTCATGAACTGATCCACTAGGTATCCGTTGGCTCCGTGAATCTCAACCCCATCAAAACCTGCAGTATATTAGGACAGAGGGGGCTTTGTTACTGAGAGATTTCAACTACGGATACACATTTTGTTGGTTTCCAAAGGGACTGATCTGATTAAGTCATGGTTGAGACGGATGATGACCTGCTTCGATAGCATTCTTAGCTGCAATTCTGAAGTCATTGATTACTTGAGAGATCTCTTCAACTGCTAATCGCCTTGGGCGTGGGAAAGATGCTCCTCCAGAGCCATCAATATGGAAATCAAACTTAATTGGCTGGTCAGTACAGGAGATTGGGGGACTTCCATTAGGCTGGCAACCTGTATATTGCTATATTGAGTGCTTTTCAAGTAATAGGCACAAGAATGAGGGAGGGAACCAAGAGGAATTCTCAAGACTTAACTGTAATTTGAAGCTCTTCCAGCATGCCACAGCTGGCAGAAAAATATTCCTCCTTTCTCATGAACTGCATTCACAATGGGTTTCCATGCTTCTACTTGTTCCTTTGTCCATATTCCAGGAGTATTTGGATAGCTgaacgtatatatatatacacacacacacacacacacacacgtaaGGAGAAGATGTTAAAGGGAAAAGGAGGTAAAATCTGATTTACATGATGATGACCAAGAAGAATCTGATGACAGAGTTGAAGAAACAGCTTGAACTTCCGAGTCCTTGAGAAAGCCATTATACAAATAAACAACTGCCGTTGGTGATCTGATTTTGTACATAAAATTGATTTCTTAAAGAACATAACCGGGCTGGCTATTTTTGTGGCAAGCAATTTAAAAAGTAATCGAAATTAACAAGCCAAAACTGTAACTTACATGCCCTGGAGCAGTCTCTGAGATTCCGGAGGCTTCTCCAATCAAAAAACCACCTGGTGTAGTTCTTTGAGAGTAGTAAAGAATGGCATCGGGTTGTGCAACGAAATTGTAAGATCTCAGTCTTGATTGAGGAGCCAAAACAACCCTTATGACCAAGAAACATCCGGATGAGAGATTAACTACGAAATCTATATGAATGGTACAAGccacattgaaattttgactaGTAAATGAAGGCAGATATTAGCCTCGGCTCATGAGTATCTCTACTTGGCTGCAGAATTCATTCAAGAACAATCAACTTTATTACTAATAGCAGCTTGCATTTTAATCATTTCTATCCACAGGAATTCCAAGTTGGGAAAATACATGAGAGAGCCAGTTTTACACATTCTTTCGCTCTTCTTCGAACCATATACGAGAGAAACtaggaagaaaaatgaaaacaacATACCTGTGGGAAAGATCAAATGTGCCCATCTTGTAAGGCGTTAAGAGAGGAATGGTCTCAGCTTCACTTGTACGATGATTTTCCTTGCTTTGCTCTTCCATGATCTCTCCTTGCATTCCCTCTGTTCCGTCAAACCTATATGGCTTTGTGGAAATCCTAGCACCAAGCAGATTTCTGGTAATGGCATTTTTATACCAAGTAACATCTCTTTCTACTAAGTGCGAATGTTTCGACTTCCTTAGATTTTCTCTGCCAATCAACATCGAGCAGGGCGTGGTTTTGGCAGCAACGTAACGTAACAAAACTGGTTATGTGGAATGTATGTGGGAATTGGGAATGGTCCAACATTAGAAAATTTTGCCAAATGATGCTAGCAGTCAATTAGTGTTTAAATTCCAATCGAAAGTTTCTAAGAAAAATAAAGCCTGAAGCATATTGTAAATTCTGGAACAGAAAAGAAATCAGAATACGCCAACCAACCAGCCAGCCTGTTGTTATTGGTGATTTGGCATGCCAAACTTGCACGACTAGCAGTACTAAATATTGTGACAAGTGCGTTCTTCTACTGCCCAGTACCTACAACAAAGGCATAGTTGACATCTGGAACCTGGCGGCCgtatttggattgcatttttctatattgtttgtagaaaaattactgtaacaatttaatatatgtgagataaaaagatggttggaaaatgtgttcacggaaaacgTAACAATTGTTCTTTGGAAAATGGCTGTCCAAACAAGGCAATGCACGATCGAGTAAGAGAAGTGGTTTTTGCACTCTCCAAATAGCCTCTAGCATTTCTtccaaattatatatttttagtGGGAATAATTTCAAAAGCCTCTCCAGAGGTTTCTGACCTTTTCTTcaagttttgaaaattatacTAACCTTCATTGAGGTTTATTATTTTACAACATCTATATCCAACCAATAATTAAAATGTGATATTAGAAGAGAGAAGATAATATGATTTCACCATTGTTTTTCATctattaaattgtttaattaatctaaTATCAGCCCAAATATTAAATAAAGAGTGAATTTTAATACCATAATAATCTCAATTACAAACCTTAATATGTTGACAAGAATATTTATGGCGTCAAAGTTTGTTCTCTGTAATATTTTAGAagcaaatatttttattatttgttgttgACCATGTTTAACAAtagatatataattaaaaagagtaatttggatcttatattaagtaaaaaaatataaaatgatatgCTATTTTTTGATACTATACGTAATTGATCCCTAATGATAAATAgcaaattttagtatttttcttttatgtaCAGATTGGTATTAAAttatattaattaaataatgtTGTAGATGGCGGACAATGATGGAATCATATTATCTTCTCTCTCGTAATACTACTTTTTAATTATTGATTGGATCTAAATGTTACAAGACAATTTAACCGTAGGGGAGGCTGTGCAATTTTAAAATATATGGAGTCagaaaggtttctgaaattatcccatataAATTTCATAAAACTTGGCCTATTCAAGAGTTAAAGGGTCCAACACTGGGAAATGTGTGGTGGTGATTTTCAATTGCAATTGTCCAGAACGCATGTAGGACTAGGTTGTCTGTCAGCATACAACTATACATGCATTACCTGTATCATTTACACAGTTTGAGTTGATTTGCTACAATTGTAACAAATAATCTTCACTAACAATAATATATTCTGGGCCCTGGATCGGTTTGAAttaaatctctttttttttcttttttttttttttaaagaaaaggcCTGCAAATTCCTAATAGGGGGAACTATTTAGAATCCGTTTGGAagttttttggagtttttgtttagaaaaaaaaaatactataatgATAttatatatgtgagataaaaaggtaattgaaaaataCGCGAAAATTCACAATCATGACTTACCTTGccaaagaaaatcaagatggaGGAATCATGGTACTTAATGTAATTAGTAATGAATGATTAAAGTAGCTATTTGCCTCTGTATTTGAACTTTTAGCATGCTCCTGAGGCTGTGTTTGCATaacatttcttgaatttgacaTAAAAAAACACTACTAGTATCCAGttctttttttctcccttttttgtGGCTTTGTAATACATTGCTCATGGTTCTTTGTAGATTGAATATTCAAAAGATAACATTTCTAGGATCTACATTCAAATTACAGGCAGAAAAATTATCTCATTCAAAAACGCTTTGTCTGCCAAAAAAGTTTAAGATTCCACTGCATTATaatgattcggcctctaaacaTCTGGAAGCGGCCTTGGCTAAGAACCTGACTTCTTGAATCATATCCACATGTTTTAAGACTGATGATGGATGAAATGCTGAATCCGAAGCTAAAGTATCCTGCGTTCAAGACATTGATCATAGAGGTTTCTTGCTTCATGATAAAGGTCAAAATAATACTAGTTTTTATTAGTTCCCCACTGTTGAAACAAATGGCTTTGGCTGGATTGTATCAAGTAAATAATTTATCAAAGGCTCATTTAACTCTCATCTCTAACTATAATCTCACATTCCAACTAAAAACAGCATCAGCAAAACAATCCCGCATCTTGCAACATCGCTCTGGTAAGAGCCCTCCTAATCTCTGCTTAACATCTTACAGCCCTCCTGGATGATCTCTATGGTTCAATCACAAACAAAGGCTGAAAACAGAAGTATAGCTAAATAAGAACACAGACAAAAAAATGCTAAAGAAAAAGAGgataaaaagtagaaaatgcaTTGTCTTTTAATTGAAACCAGGATTTGTCAAGAGAACTCACAGTGCCAACACTAACAGACTTGCCATCTTCTGCAACGATCTCAACTATGGTGCCTGATTGATCAGCCTGAGAGACAGAGAGCACCTAGGTCAGATTAAGTGCACAATTCGgtccccttttttttcctttctttttttgttcccCCGGTGTGTGATTGTTGCCCATGGGTACATTTCAGGCAGAAAAGAAAGATCAAAGGGTAATGCGGAATAGCATGTACATATACATCAAAATGCATTGGAAGTGAATGTAAAAATAAATCTAACCACCCTTTTGGTTGGAATGTTTTGTACCCCTCAATGGGAATAAAAGGGTAATCACTCCCATTGATGGTGTTTGGTAGACTACTATCACTCTTTTCATTACCCACTTCTAGGTCTTCAAATACCCACAACTCATTCCCCACCAATTTGGGCACTTTGGCTTCTCATTCCCCCACACCTtttacaacaaaataaaaataatcaaaaaatttgtAAACAAGCATGAAGTTGGGATTAGTTGATTTGGTTTGTATATTAGATCTTCAATTCACATACAGATGCAGTGGTAGTGAAAGCGCTTGGCAGTGACGTGATGTTGGCAGTCGACAAAACATGGAGAGGAattacaaaaggaaaaaaaagggttaaaaaAATGGAATTGTGCTGGCAGTGGTCTTGAAAAAATGGAAGCAGGAAACAAAACTAAAGTGGCCAAGGGAGGTGGAATTGGCAGTGGCCTTGAAATCAAAGAGCAAGcaacaaaacaacaaataataaaGAGAGGTTGCGGTGGAAGGTGGCGGTGAATTGGGAAGAAGATGaacagaaaggaagaaaaggaaatggaaattaaagaaagttaagggaatttttttatttttaaaatgtcatCCCCATTACACAATGGCAATTCCAAACACCTGATTTCATTACAAAGTATTTTCACAAACTCATTACCATTGAGGGGGTCTTTCATAGTGATTCTCATTGCCATTCCTTAGCAGCAACCAAACGGCTAGTAAGACTGTCCATCACAGTCTCAGAAGTTGGGCAACATAATTTACTCCTTACTGAAGTGACAGCTACGATGACAATATGctgaatttttatttaaaacagATTCGTATGTCATAGAGAGAAAGGCAAATGGGAGATTGGAGGACGCAGGAGAAACAAACTAAAACCCTGCTCAAGCTCAAATTTGTAATGGGCAAATCTTCTATTGCATCCCTACTAAATAAGCATGCAAGGAGTGAAAATGGCTTTTTATGGAGTGCATTTGACTACGTCTTCTGCTTTTATAAGGTTCGATGAGAAGGATATGCATGGCTTCGGAATTATATTAAAGAAATTTACGATCAggcatttttttttagtaaaatATTATGAACAGACTAAAAAACATACAGAGGAAGGAAAATATAACTATAAAAGCATACACATGCATACAAGTGATACAACACACAGATGAGTATAGATTAGTCTTTAAAGAGAGAACTTAGATACATACATCTGTTCCATTTCAATTTCCAATCAAAAGATGTATGGAATTCCCTGTTATTGATGATGTTAAGTTCCAAAAGGCATTGCATATCAGACACATCAATTAGTTTGCTGATGCCATTAAACTCACATGAAAGGAGCAAAA carries:
- the LOC113708785 gene encoding putative 12-oxophytodienoate reductase 11; translation: MLIGRENLRKSKHSHLVERDVTWYKNAITRNLLGARISTKPYRFDGTEGMQGEIMEEQSKENHRTSEAETIPLLTPYKMGTFDLSHRVVLAPQSRLRSYNFVAQPDAILYYSQRTTPGGFLIGEASGISETAPGYPNTPGIWTKEQVEAWKPIVNAVHEKGGIFFCQLWHAGRASNYSCQPNGSPPISCTDQPIKFDFHIDGSGGASFPRPRRLAVEEISQVINDFRIAAKNAIEAGFDGVEIHGANGYLVDQFMKDQVNDRTDEYGGSLENRCRFPLQVVEAVADEIGAQRVGIRLSPFANYNDSGDSNPESLGLYTAEALNKYNILYCHVIEPRMITQFDKFTTRNSLLPMRKAFKGTFIVAGGYDRDDGNKVISQGGADLAAYGRLFLANPDLPRRFELNSPLNKYDRSTFYTSDPVVGYTDYPFLNSNP